A region from the Malus domestica chromosome 07, GDT2T_hap1 genome encodes:
- the LOC103439825 gene encoding G-type lectin S-receptor-like serine/threonine-protein kinase At5g24080 isoform X1, whose protein sequence is MAMSSTYFSTYLVALFFLVVAGFDACSASRIGLGSRLLARENQTLVSDNGTFALGFTPTSDEDDRLQLAIWFAELPGDRTIVWSANRNSAVSNNAILELDTTGNLVLMDGDATTWTSNTSGAGVEGATLQESGNFIIYDDVNRPVWQSFSHPSDTLLPNQPLSVSLELTTSKSSPRGGYYALKMLQQRTSLSLALTYNMPETLYNSSPESYYNYSYWNGPDISNVTGDVVAVLDEAGSFGIVYGESSDGAVYVYKNDGDDGGLSAASTRSLVLRRLIIESNGNLRLYRWDNDINGSRQWVPEWAAVSTPCDIAGICGKGICNLDRSKTNASCTCLPGTYKENGGSLCSENSSLTGKCDSRSNYQPSQFRISTVQQTNYYFPEFSVIANYSDVENVTKCGEICLADCECVASVYGLDDENPYCWVLRSMDFGGYEDPASTLFVKVRSNGLEGNAKGSGESSKGSGNQQTKVLVIPIVLSMTFLVALLCLLLYYNVHRRRSLKRTLESSVILSGAPLNLSYRELQIRTWNFSQLLGTGGFGSVYKGSLADGTLVAVKKLERVLPHGEKEFITEVNTIGSMHHMNLVRLCGYCSESSQRLLVYEFMKNGSLDKWIFRSNHSRDKLLDWQSRFDIAVGTAQGIAYFHEQCRDRIIHCDIKPENILLDENFCPKVSDFGLAKLMGREHSQVVTMVRGTRGYLAPEWVSNRPITVKADVYSYGMLLLEIVGGRRNLDMSFDADDFFYPGWAFKEMTSGNPMKVADRRLEGAVEEEELIRALKVAFWCIQDEIFMRPTMGEVVRMLEGSVGINMPPMPQTVLELIEEGLDHVYKAMKREFNHFSSFTINTHPSSSQATCSYSTMSPR, encoded by the exons ATGGCAATGTCCTCCACCTATTTTTCTACTTATTTGGTGGCACTGTTCTTCTTGGTTGTAGCTGGGTTTGATGCCTGCTCGGCTAGCCGGATTGGTTTGGGCTCGAGGCTGTTGGCTAGAGAGAACCAAACGTTGGTCTCAGATAATGGCACATTTGCTTTAGGGTTCACTCCAACGTCGGACGAAGACGACAGACTTCAACTGGCAATTTGGTTTGCGGAGCTTCCCGGAGATCGAACCATAGTATGGTCTGCTAACAG AAACTCAGCCGTCTCCAACAATGCGATCCTGGAGCTTGACACAACCGGAAACCTTGTCCTCATGGATGGAGACGCTACCACGTGGACCTCAAACACCTCCGGCGCTGGTGTTGAAGGCGCAACGTTGCAAGAATCTGGAAATTTCATTATCTATGACGATGTCAACCGCCCTGTGTGGCAGAGTTTCTCACACCCATCTGACACTCTCCTCCCAAACCAACCTCTTTCAGTCTCTTTAGAGCTAACAACTTCTAAGTCCTCCCCACGTGGTGGATACTATGCACTAAAAATGCTTCAACAACGCACTTCTTTAAGCCTTGCCTTGACTTACAACATGCCAGAAACTTTATACAATTCCTCCCCTGAATCATATTACAACTATTCTTATTGGAACGGACCAGACATATCAAATGTAACCGGGGATGTTGTAGCGGTTTTAGATGAAGCAGGGAGCTTTGGAATTGTGTATGGGGAGTCATCAGATGGAGCTGTATATGTGTACAAGAATGATGGCGATGATGGGGGACTATCAGCCGCATCAACCAGATCATTGGTTCTTCGTAGATTGATAATCGAGAGTAATGGGAATTTACGCTTGTATCGTTGGGATAATGATATTAATGGGTCAAGGCAATGGGTGCCAGAGTGGGCTGCAGTTTCAACACCATGTGACATTGCTGGAATTTGTGGTAAAGGGATATGTAATTTGGATAGGAGTAAGACTAATGCTTCTTGCACATGTCTACCGGGGACTTATAAGGAAAATGGGGGAAGTCTTTGTTCAGAAAATTCATCACTTACAGGAAAATGTGATTCGCGGAGTAATTATCAGCCATCCCAGTTTAGAATTTCAACGGTGCAGCAAACCAATTACTATTTTCCAGAATTTTCAGTCATAGCAAACTACAGCGATGTTGAGAATGTAACAAAATGTGGAGAGATTTGTCTAGCTGATTGTGAATGTGTTGCTTCAGTTTACGGCCTTGATGACGAAAATCCATACTGTTGGGTTTTGAGAAGCATGGATTTTGGTGGCTATGAGGATCCTGCTTCAACTCTGTTTGTGAAGGTTCGGTCTAATGGCTTAGAGGGCAACGCAAAAGGATCCGGGGAGTCTTCCAAGGGGTCGGGTAATCAGCAAACAAAAGTTTTGGTTATTCCTATTGTTCTTAGCATGACCTTCCTTGTTGCCCTCCTATGTCTTTTGCTATATTACAATGTCCATAGGAGGAGATCCTTGAAGAGAACACTGGAAAGCTCAGTAATCTTGTCTGGTGCTCCGTTGAATCTTAGTTACCGCGAATTACAAATTCGTACGTGGAATTTCTCACAGCTTCTTGGAACTG GGGGATTTGGGAGTGTTTACAAGGGAAGCCTTGCTGATGGCACTTTGGTTGCCGTAAAAAAACTTGAGAGGGTTTTGCCACATGGGGAGAAGGAGTTTATAACTGAAGTGAACACCATTGGTTCCATGCATCACATGAACTTGGTTCGTCTATGCGGGTACTGCTCCGAGAGCTCACAACG GCTTTTAGTTTATGAGTTCATGAAAAATGGGTCACTGGACAAATGGATATTTCGCTCAAATCATTCCCGAGACAAGTTGCTAGATTGGCAATCACGCTTTGATATAGCCGTGGGTACTGCACAAGGAATTGCATATTTTCATGAGCAATGCCGAGATCGAATTATACATTGTGACATCAAACCAGAAAACATTCTGCTGGATGAAAATTTCTGTCCTAAAGTTTCCGACTTTGGACTAGCTAAGTTGATGGGCAGAGAGCACTCACAGGTTGTTACCATGGTCAGAGGAACAAGAGGCTATTTGGCTCCGGAGTGGGTGAGTAACCGGCCTATAACTGTCAAGGCTGATGTTTATAGTTACGGTATGCTTCTTCTAGAGATCGTTGGTGGTCGAAGAAACCTTGACATGTCATTTGATGCAGATGACTTTTTCTATCCTGGATGGGCTTTTAAG GAGATGACAAGTGGAAATCCCATGAAAGTTGCAGACAGGAGACTGGAAGGAGcggttgaagaagaagaactcATTAGAGCCTTGAAAGTTGCCTTTTGGTGCATCCAAGATGAGATATTCATGAGACCAACAATGGGGGAAGTAGTGAGAATGTTGGAAGGATCAGTCGGCATCAACATGCCACCGATGCCCCAAACGGTTTTGGAGTTAATTGAGGAAGGCCTAGATCATGTGTACAAGGCAATGAAGAGAGAATTCAATCACTTCAGCTCCTTCACCATCAATACTCATCCTTCTTCATCTCAAGCTACATGCAGTTACTCCACAATGTCCCCTAGATAG
- the LOC103439825 gene encoding G-type lectin S-receptor-like serine/threonine-protein kinase At5g24080 isoform X2, with translation MDGDATTWTSNTSGAGVEGATLQESGNFIIYDDVNRPVWQSFSHPSDTLLPNQPLSVSLELTTSKSSPRGGYYALKMLQQRTSLSLALTYNMPETLYNSSPESYYNYSYWNGPDISNVTGDVVAVLDEAGSFGIVYGESSDGAVYVYKNDGDDGGLSAASTRSLVLRRLIIESNGNLRLYRWDNDINGSRQWVPEWAAVSTPCDIAGICGKGICNLDRSKTNASCTCLPGTYKENGGSLCSENSSLTGKCDSRSNYQPSQFRISTVQQTNYYFPEFSVIANYSDVENVTKCGEICLADCECVASVYGLDDENPYCWVLRSMDFGGYEDPASTLFVKVRSNGLEGNAKGSGESSKGSGNQQTKVLVIPIVLSMTFLVALLCLLLYYNVHRRRSLKRTLESSVILSGAPLNLSYRELQIRTWNFSQLLGTGGFGSVYKGSLADGTLVAVKKLERVLPHGEKEFITEVNTIGSMHHMNLVRLCGYCSESSQRLLVYEFMKNGSLDKWIFRSNHSRDKLLDWQSRFDIAVGTAQGIAYFHEQCRDRIIHCDIKPENILLDENFCPKVSDFGLAKLMGREHSQVVTMVRGTRGYLAPEWVSNRPITVKADVYSYGMLLLEIVGGRRNLDMSFDADDFFYPGWAFKEMTSGNPMKVADRRLEGAVEEEELIRALKVAFWCIQDEIFMRPTMGEVVRMLEGSVGINMPPMPQTVLELIEEGLDHVYKAMKREFNHFSSFTINTHPSSSQATCSYSTMSPR, from the exons ATGGATGGAGACGCTACCACGTGGACCTCAAACACCTCCGGCGCTGGTGTTGAAGGCGCAACGTTGCAAGAATCTGGAAATTTCATTATCTATGACGATGTCAACCGCCCTGTGTGGCAGAGTTTCTCACACCCATCTGACACTCTCCTCCCAAACCAACCTCTTTCAGTCTCTTTAGAGCTAACAACTTCTAAGTCCTCCCCACGTGGTGGATACTATGCACTAAAAATGCTTCAACAACGCACTTCTTTAAGCCTTGCCTTGACTTACAACATGCCAGAAACTTTATACAATTCCTCCCCTGAATCATATTACAACTATTCTTATTGGAACGGACCAGACATATCAAATGTAACCGGGGATGTTGTAGCGGTTTTAGATGAAGCAGGGAGCTTTGGAATTGTGTATGGGGAGTCATCAGATGGAGCTGTATATGTGTACAAGAATGATGGCGATGATGGGGGACTATCAGCCGCATCAACCAGATCATTGGTTCTTCGTAGATTGATAATCGAGAGTAATGGGAATTTACGCTTGTATCGTTGGGATAATGATATTAATGGGTCAAGGCAATGGGTGCCAGAGTGGGCTGCAGTTTCAACACCATGTGACATTGCTGGAATTTGTGGTAAAGGGATATGTAATTTGGATAGGAGTAAGACTAATGCTTCTTGCACATGTCTACCGGGGACTTATAAGGAAAATGGGGGAAGTCTTTGTTCAGAAAATTCATCACTTACAGGAAAATGTGATTCGCGGAGTAATTATCAGCCATCCCAGTTTAGAATTTCAACGGTGCAGCAAACCAATTACTATTTTCCAGAATTTTCAGTCATAGCAAACTACAGCGATGTTGAGAATGTAACAAAATGTGGAGAGATTTGTCTAGCTGATTGTGAATGTGTTGCTTCAGTTTACGGCCTTGATGACGAAAATCCATACTGTTGGGTTTTGAGAAGCATGGATTTTGGTGGCTATGAGGATCCTGCTTCAACTCTGTTTGTGAAGGTTCGGTCTAATGGCTTAGAGGGCAACGCAAAAGGATCCGGGGAGTCTTCCAAGGGGTCGGGTAATCAGCAAACAAAAGTTTTGGTTATTCCTATTGTTCTTAGCATGACCTTCCTTGTTGCCCTCCTATGTCTTTTGCTATATTACAATGTCCATAGGAGGAGATCCTTGAAGAGAACACTGGAAAGCTCAGTAATCTTGTCTGGTGCTCCGTTGAATCTTAGTTACCGCGAATTACAAATTCGTACGTGGAATTTCTCACAGCTTCTTGGAACTG GGGGATTTGGGAGTGTTTACAAGGGAAGCCTTGCTGATGGCACTTTGGTTGCCGTAAAAAAACTTGAGAGGGTTTTGCCACATGGGGAGAAGGAGTTTATAACTGAAGTGAACACCATTGGTTCCATGCATCACATGAACTTGGTTCGTCTATGCGGGTACTGCTCCGAGAGCTCACAACG GCTTTTAGTTTATGAGTTCATGAAAAATGGGTCACTGGACAAATGGATATTTCGCTCAAATCATTCCCGAGACAAGTTGCTAGATTGGCAATCACGCTTTGATATAGCCGTGGGTACTGCACAAGGAATTGCATATTTTCATGAGCAATGCCGAGATCGAATTATACATTGTGACATCAAACCAGAAAACATTCTGCTGGATGAAAATTTCTGTCCTAAAGTTTCCGACTTTGGACTAGCTAAGTTGATGGGCAGAGAGCACTCACAGGTTGTTACCATGGTCAGAGGAACAAGAGGCTATTTGGCTCCGGAGTGGGTGAGTAACCGGCCTATAACTGTCAAGGCTGATGTTTATAGTTACGGTATGCTTCTTCTAGAGATCGTTGGTGGTCGAAGAAACCTTGACATGTCATTTGATGCAGATGACTTTTTCTATCCTGGATGGGCTTTTAAG GAGATGACAAGTGGAAATCCCATGAAAGTTGCAGACAGGAGACTGGAAGGAGcggttgaagaagaagaactcATTAGAGCCTTGAAAGTTGCCTTTTGGTGCATCCAAGATGAGATATTCATGAGACCAACAATGGGGGAAGTAGTGAGAATGTTGGAAGGATCAGTCGGCATCAACATGCCACCGATGCCCCAAACGGTTTTGGAGTTAATTGAGGAAGGCCTAGATCATGTGTACAAGGCAATGAAGAGAGAATTCAATCACTTCAGCTCCTTCACCATCAATACTCATCCTTCTTCATCTCAAGCTACATGCAGTTACTCCACAATGTCCCCTAGATAG
- the LOC103439826 gene encoding hevamine-A-like, which yields MAPKSTMSLALLSLVTLVLALGANAGGIAIYWGQNGNEGTLAETCATGNYQFVNVAFLTTFGNGRTPAINLAGHCDPTTDECTKLSPEIRSCQAKGIKVILSIGGASGSYSLTSAADARQVATYLWNNFLGGHSSSRPLGAAVLDGIDFDIEGGTDQYWDDLARYLSGYSKRGKKVYLTAAPQCPFPDAWIGNALKTGLFDNVWVQFYNNPPCQYTSGDVANLEDAWKQWTSAIPAHKIFLGLPAAPQAAGSGFIPASDLNSQVLPAIKNSAKYGGVMLWSKYYDDLDGYSSSIKSHV from the coding sequence ATGGCTCCAAAGTCCACAATGTCCCTAGCATTGCTCTCTTTAGTTACACTAGTTCTGGCTTTGGGGGCTAATGCCGGTGGAATCGCTATATATTGGGGTCAAAATGGGAATGAAGGCACGTTAGCGGAAACTTGTGCTACAGGGAATTACCAATTTGTAAACGTAGCTTTTCTCACCACCTTCGGCAATGGCCGCACCCCCGCCATCAACCTAGCCGGTCACTGTGACCCAACGACCGATGAATGCACCAAGTTGAGCCCAGAGATCAGGTCATGCCAAGCCAAGGGGATTAAGGTCATACTTTCCATTGGAGGAGCTTCTGGGAGCTACTCTCTAACTTCAGCAGCTGATGCAAGGCAAGTTGCAACTTACTTGTGGAACAACTTCTTGGGAGGGCATTCATCATCAAGGCCATTGGGAGCTGCAGTATTGGATGGAATTGACTTTGATATTGAGGGAGGGACTGACCAATATTGGGATGACCTTGCTAGGTACCTATCTGGATATAGCAAGAGAGGCAAGAAAGTTTACTTGACTGCTGCCCCACAATGTCCCTTTCCTGATGCTTGGATTGGAAATGCACTTAAGACAGGCCTCTTTGACAATGTTTGGGTTCAGTTCTACAACAACCCTCCCTGTCAGTACACTTCCGGCGACGTGGCCAATCTAGAGGACGCTTGGAAGCAGTGGACTTCAGCCATCCCTGCACATAAGATTTTCTTGGGGTTGCCTGCTGCTCCTCAGGCTGCCGGTAGCGGTTTTATTCCTGCTTCTGATCTCAACTCACAAGTCCTTCCGGCTATTAAAAATTCGGCTAAGTATGGAGGTGTCATGCTTTGGTCCAAATATTATGATGATCTTGATGGATACAGCTCCTCCATCAAGAGTCATGTCTAA